Proteins encoded by one window of Streptomyces uncialis:
- a CDS encoding glycosyltransferase family 2 protein — MELPRHAQVSVIVIGHDDATHVADAVRSALAQGPVVREVIAVDDGSTDGSREVLAALADGEPRLRVLPRTGNSGGCGTPRNDGLAACTAPYVMFLDSDDLLPPRAAERLLTAAQEHRAQVAAGLCVRRELPHGPDTPWQPRLYTPRPTGPGDPALPPPPSAPPDAPDPPDPVNPVNPAEDPLDLVDLSDPWKPADPAEPFDPAGAAPRPPAVPESGPAGPVGAPTGLPVVEHPADLPALARDTLCVNKLYRTDFLRGHGIRFPDGRFPYEDFVFTARVLAAGPRIARVPDPVYVWHVRRGASRLSISLDRAGVDNWRARTRAHGQAVDILRAAGAKSLARASRAAFLDLSLRMYAKELVRRSPEYRRLWWADARAHLAGFDSADLEPADSPGRLVARVLLVSPEPRDLVRLRELAARPARLLPPYARDPDGTPVWSAELPGATLEKLVVRPAAALPLAVEGRLRPRARGTLLRLRLHELYGRVAAAGPVTAVAEFAERRSGRVGWAHAVEFTAGRHDGTWTAEAAVPLRELGAGTWDLRVRLRFADGTGRRVTAHAAEGPGDLRRHAVPDPRHGFLLAQPYATHSGALALRIALGPRGALGVARRRLVRLLRPGGRRPSP, encoded by the coding sequence GTGGAACTCCCGCGCCACGCCCAGGTGAGCGTGATCGTGATCGGCCACGACGACGCGACGCACGTGGCCGACGCGGTGCGCTCCGCCCTGGCCCAAGGGCCGGTGGTCCGGGAGGTGATCGCCGTGGACGACGGCTCCACCGACGGCAGCCGGGAAGTACTGGCCGCCCTCGCGGACGGCGAACCCCGGCTGCGGGTCCTGCCCCGCACCGGCAACAGCGGCGGCTGCGGCACCCCCCGCAACGACGGTCTGGCGGCCTGCACGGCCCCGTACGTGATGTTCCTCGACAGCGACGACCTCCTGCCGCCCCGGGCCGCCGAACGGCTCCTCACGGCCGCCCAGGAGCACCGTGCCCAGGTCGCCGCGGGGCTCTGCGTACGCCGCGAACTCCCCCACGGCCCCGACACCCCCTGGCAGCCCCGGCTGTACACCCCGCGCCCCACCGGGCCCGGTGATCCGGCGCTCCCCCCGCCCCCGTCGGCACCACCGGACGCGCCGGACCCGCCGGACCCGGTGAACCCGGTGAACCCGGCGGAGGACCCGCTGGACCTGGTGGATCTGTCGGACCCCTGGAAACCGGCCGACCCCGCCGAACCCTTCGACCCGGCCGGGGCCGCCCCACGCCCCCCGGCCGTCCCGGAAAGCGGCCCGGCCGGACCCGTCGGAGCACCCACCGGGCTGCCCGTCGTGGAGCACCCGGCCGATCTCCCGGCGCTCGCGCGGGACACCCTGTGCGTCAACAAGCTCTACCGCACGGACTTCCTGCGCGGCCACGGCATCCGGTTCCCCGACGGCCGCTTCCCCTACGAGGACTTCGTGTTCACCGCCCGGGTGCTCGCCGCCGGGCCCCGGATCGCCCGCGTGCCGGACCCCGTCTATGTGTGGCATGTGCGGCGCGGGGCGTCCCGGCTGTCGATCTCGCTGGACCGCGCGGGCGTCGACAACTGGCGGGCCCGCACCCGCGCCCACGGACAGGCCGTCGACATCCTCCGCGCGGCGGGCGCGAAGTCCCTCGCGCGCGCGAGCCGGGCCGCGTTCCTCGACCTCTCGCTGCGCATGTACGCGAAGGAGCTCGTCCGCCGCTCCCCCGAGTACCGGCGACTGTGGTGGGCCGACGCCCGCGCCCATCTGGCCGGATTCGACAGCGCCGACCTGGAACCCGCCGACAGTCCGGGACGCCTCGTCGCGCGCGTGCTGCTCGTCTCACCCGAACCCAGGGACCTCGTACGGCTGCGGGAACTCGCCGCCCGTCCCGCCCGGCTGCTGCCGCCCTACGCGCGCGATCCGGACGGCACCCCCGTGTGGTCCGCCGAGCTGCCCGGGGCCACCCTGGAGAAGCTCGTCGTCCGGCCCGCCGCGGCCCTGCCGCTGGCCGTCGAGGGCCGGCTGCGCCCCCGCGCGCGCGGGACACTGCTGCGGCTCCGGCTGCACGAGCTGTACGGGCGGGTGGCCGCGGCGGGACCTGTGACGGCCGTCGCGGAGTTCGCGGAACGGCGGTCGGGACGGGTGGGATGGGCGCACGCCGTGGAATTCACCGCCGGGCGGCACGACGGCACCTGGACCGCCGAGGCCGCCGTGCCGCTGCGGGAGCTGGGCGCCGGGACATGGGACCTGCGGGTGCGGCTGCGGTTCGCCGACGGCACCGGGCGCCGGGTCACCGCGCACGCCGCGGAGGGACCCGGGGACCTGCGGCGCCACGCCGTCCCCGACCCCCGGCACGGCTTCCTGCTGGCGCAGCCCTACGCCACCCACTCGGGGGCGCTCGCGCTGCGGATCGCCCTCGGGCCACGCGGGGCGCTCGGGGTCGCACGACGGCGGCTGGTCCGGCTGCTGCGCCCCGGCGGACGGCGGCCCTCCCCGTAG
- a CDS encoding glycosyltransferase 87 family protein, translating into MTPQTLVPGSASARRTRPLGGGPLALAAGWLATRAGMLFLLTHSGSVLLGSGGVSREVHHLYARWAGQLGDGTFPVGDALWQYPPGAGPVLLAPALVPWLTYFEAFVALTLLADAIVTAALTRAGLRPGRTLGGAALWVCALPLLLHLPLARYDVQVTAFAVAGLLVAERSARAGGVCAALGAAVKLWPALILLGTPRGRPTRRAWTAAAVTGGLLLILLAVAFRNPQGFLREQGARGVQIESLGGTLLGLARHAGWPGTVRYRYGAMEFVGPQVDTVAAVSLALTAAAGVLLLVWRAGARRWTEATPYDAALCAVLLFTTTSRVISPQYLVWLLGLAAVCLTSHRTSQRPVAALVVLATAVSTVVYPLLYAEVVASSWTGCLLLLTRNGLLVAATALSARRLWRATRPPGARRPPPPAPDAHETPRSVPWNSRATPR; encoded by the coding sequence ATGACCCCTCAGACACTCGTCCCGGGCAGCGCGTCCGCACGCCGTACCCGGCCCCTCGGCGGCGGACCGCTCGCCCTGGCGGCCGGATGGCTCGCCACGCGCGCGGGGATGCTGTTCCTGCTCACGCACAGCGGTTCCGTCCTGCTCGGTTCCGGTGGGGTGTCCCGCGAGGTGCACCATCTGTACGCGCGCTGGGCGGGGCAACTGGGCGACGGGACCTTCCCGGTGGGCGACGCGCTGTGGCAGTACCCACCGGGCGCGGGACCCGTGCTGCTCGCGCCCGCGCTGGTGCCCTGGCTGACCTATTTCGAGGCGTTCGTCGCACTGACCCTGCTCGCGGACGCCATCGTCACCGCGGCCCTCACGCGCGCGGGGCTGCGGCCCGGCCGCACCCTGGGCGGCGCCGCGCTGTGGGTGTGCGCACTCCCCCTGCTGCTGCATCTGCCGCTCGCGCGCTACGACGTACAGGTGACCGCCTTCGCCGTGGCCGGGCTGCTGGTCGCGGAGCGGTCCGCGCGCGCGGGAGGGGTGTGCGCGGCGCTCGGGGCCGCGGTGAAGCTGTGGCCCGCGCTGATCCTGCTGGGCACACCCCGGGGCCGCCCCACCCGCCGGGCGTGGACGGCGGCGGCCGTCACGGGCGGGCTGCTGTTGATCCTGCTGGCCGTCGCGTTCCGCAACCCGCAGGGCTTCCTGCGCGAGCAAGGCGCGCGCGGGGTGCAGATCGAGTCGCTGGGCGGCACCCTGCTGGGCCTCGCCCGGCACGCGGGATGGCCCGGGACGGTGCGGTACCGGTACGGCGCGATGGAGTTCGTCGGCCCCCAGGTGGACACCGTCGCCGCCGTGTCGCTGGCGCTGACCGCCGCCGCCGGGGTGCTGCTGCTGGTGTGGCGCGCGGGGGCCCGCCGCTGGACCGAGGCCACGCCCTACGACGCGGCCCTGTGCGCGGTGCTGCTGTTCACGACGACGAGCCGGGTCATCAGCCCGCAGTACCTGGTGTGGCTGCTGGGGCTCGCCGCCGTGTGCCTCACCTCGCACCGCACCAGCCAGCGGCCGGTGGCGGCGCTGGTGGTGCTGGCCACGGCGGTCAGCACGGTCGTCTACCCGCTGCTGTACGCGGAGGTGGTCGCTTCGAGCTGGACGGGCTGTCTGCTGCTGCTGACACGCAACGGACTACTGGTCGCCGCGACCGCGCTGTCCGCGCGGCGGCTGTGGCGCGCGACCCGGCCGCCCGGCGCCCGCCGCCCGCCGCCGCCCGCCCCCGACGCGCACGAGACCCCGAGGAGTGTTCCGTGGAACTCCCGCGCCACGCCCAGGTGA
- a CDS encoding ArsR/SmtB family transcription factor → MRPLPQPSTESLTLAPVLHALGDPVRLELVRRAMGSPDSTCSALAEGLTVPLSTLSNHWRILREAGLISMTVDGRHRRIRLRADDLGARFPDLLGPILRLAATESPSGTP, encoded by the coding sequence ATGCGACCACTGCCCCAGCCCTCGACCGAGTCGTTGACGCTCGCACCGGTGCTGCACGCGCTCGGCGATCCGGTACGTCTGGAGCTGGTGCGGCGAGCCATGGGAAGCCCGGACTCGACCTGTTCCGCGCTCGCCGAAGGGCTGACCGTGCCGCTGTCGACGCTGTCCAACCACTGGCGGATCCTGCGCGAGGCCGGTCTGATCAGCATGACCGTCGACGGTCGGCACCGGCGCATCCGGCTGCGCGCCGACGATCTCGGCGCCCGCTTCCCGGACCTGCTCGGGCCGATCCTGCGCCTCGCCGCGACCGAGTCGCCGAGCGGTACGCCATGA